In Brachypodium distachyon strain Bd21 chromosome 2, Brachypodium_distachyon_v3.0, whole genome shotgun sequence, one genomic interval encodes:
- the LOC100831244 gene encoding DEAD-box ATP-dependent RNA helicase 25, with protein MAGGGILLRTHGGLPLLARASPCLLRLRVPANGRRAASSISAAKVDIADVVSQLKSGSARSTADPTRRRRIPEDGLASPRVVTSRRMGVDEEEGEALELDAEKSGSEAGGVDGSYLSETRFDQSAISPLSLKGVKDAGYGRMTQVQAATLPVILQGKDVLAKAKTGTGKTVAFLLPAIEVLSKLPSSQRSQLRSSINLLVMCPTRELANQVAVEAKKLLKYHRSLGVQVVIGGTRITQEQRNMQANPCQILVATPGRLKDHLENTPGFSTRLKGVKVLVLDEADRLLDMGFRRDIEKIMAATPSDRQTLLFSATVPEEVRQISHVAMKKDYKFINTVKEGDEETHSQVSQMYMVAPLDLHFSILYDVLKKHVAEDAEYKVIIFCTTAMVTKLVAEVLSQLKLNIREIHSRKSQSARTKVSDEFRRSRGVILVSSDVSARGVDYPDVTLVIQVGIPAGREQYIHRIGRTGRKGKEGQGLLLLAPWESHFLTSVKDLSVSEAVTPSVNPSIQTEVKGALRRVEMKTKESAYQAWLGYYNSNKTIGGNKSRLVNLAEEFSQSMGLAVPPAIPKLILRKMGLGKVPGFRST; from the exons ATGGCCGGCGGTGGTATCCTCCTCCGTACCCACGGCGGTCTCCCCCTCCTCGCCAGGGCTTCCCCCTGTCTACTCCGTCTCCGCGTTCCAGCCaacggccgccgcgccgcttcTTCCATTTCCGCCGCCAAGGTCGACATCGCCGACGTCGTCAGCCAGCTCAAGTCGGGAAGCGCCCGCAGTACGGCCGACCCAACTAGACGACGAAGGATCCCAGAGGATGGACTCGCGTCCCCTAGGGTGGTCACGAGCAGGAGAATGGGTgtcgacgaggaggaaggggaagctCTGGAATTGGATGCGGAGAAGAGTGGTAGCGAGGCGGGAGGTGTGGATGGCTCATACCTCAGCGAGACACG GTTTGATCAATCTGCTATTTCTCCATTATCACTGAAAGGTGTCAAAGATGCTGGATATGGAAGGATGACCCAGGTGCAGGCAGCAACTCTGCCAGTAATTCTTCAAG GCAAAGATGTTCTTGCAAAAGCAAAGACAGGGACAGGAAAAACCGTTGCCTTTTTG CTGCCAGCCATTGAAGTTCTCTCCAAATTACCCAGTTCTCAGCGGAGTCAGTTGCGGTCATCTATAAATTTGCTTGTGATGTGCCCTACTAGAGAGCTCGCAAACCAAGTGGCGGTTGAGGCTAAAAAGCTTCTCAAGTATCACCGCTCATTGGGTGTTCAGGTTGTAATTGGTGGCACGCGAATAACTCAAGAGCAACGAAACATGCAAGCTAACCCATGTCAG ATTCTTGTTGCTACACCTGGAAGGCTGAAGGATCATCTTGAGAACACACCTGGTTTTTCAACCCGTCTTAAAGGCGTGAAGgttcttgttcttgatgaAGCTGACCGCCTACTGGATATGGGATTCAGAAGAGACATTGAGAAAATAATGGCTGCCACTCCTAGTGACAGACAGACACTGCTGTTTTCTGCTACTGTTCCAGAAGAG GTCCGTCAAATTTCTCATGTAGCAATGAAGAAGGACTACAAGTTCATTAACACTGTTAAAGAGGGTGATGAGGAGACACATTCACAG GTTAGCCAGATGTATATGGTTGCACCACTAGACCTACACTTTTCTATATTATATGATGTATTGAAGAAGCATGTCGCAGAAGATGCAGAGTACAAA GTGATTATATTCTGTACTACTGCAATGGTCACGAAACTTGTTGCCGAAGTTCTCTCCCAGCTGAAACTTAATATAAGAGAGATCCATTCCAGAAAGTCACAATCAGCAAGAACGAAGGTCTCCGATGAATTCAGAAGGTCAAGGGGTGTGATATTAGTTAGTTCTGATGTATCTGCTCGTGGTGTTGATTATCCTGATGTCACACTGGTCATACAG GTTGGGATTCCTGCTGGTCGAGAACAGTATATACATAGAATTGGTAGGACAGGACGGAAAGGCAAGGAAGGGCAGGGCCTCTTACTGTTGGCTCCCTGGGAAAGTCATTTTCTTACTAGCGTTAAAGATCTGTCAGTATCAGAGGCTGTGACACCTTCAGTTAATCCAAGTATTCAAACAGAA GTGAAAGGTGCACTCAGAAGAGTAGAGATGAAGACCAAGGAATCAGCCTATCAAGCATGGTTAGGTTACTACAACTCAAACAAGACCATTGGTGGGAACAAGTCCAGACTTGTTAATCTTGCTGAAGAATTCAGCCAGAGCATGGGACTCGCAGTCCCGCCAGCCATACCCAAACTCATTCTTCGGAAGATGGGTCTTGGCAAAGTTCCTGGCTTTCGATCTACATAA
- the LOC100845683 gene encoding DEAD-box ATP-dependent RNA helicase 26 → MSGSPGYSGAPRRQRRRRPRDAEEGPAFPRVVTNRARGAREVRQETVVQAEAMDVDVDVEKTTEAAAGGVDGSYLSDTRFDQCNVSPLSLKGIHDAGYERLTRVQEATLPVILQGKDVLAKAKTGTGKTVAFLLPAIELLSKLPRSTSINLLVMLPTRELANQVAVEARKLLKYHSTLDVQVVIGGTRLPQEQRSMKSSPCQILVATPGRLIDHLDNTPGFATRIKGVKVLVLDEADRLLDMGFRRDIEKIISFIPKGRQTLLFSATVPAEVRQISNLAMQKDYKFINTVQEGDEETHSQVNQMYMVASLDMHFSILYDLLKKHAAEDVEYKVIIFCTTAKFTKLVAEVLSQLKLNIRQIHSRISQSARTKVSDEFRKSKGLILVSSDVSARGVDYPDVSLVIQVGLPSDRQQYIHRLGRTGRKGKEGQGILLLAPWEKHFLNSVNDLSILEAVAPSVNPSIQAEVKGAVRKVDMSSKESAYQAWLGYYNSNKTVNRDKPRLVKLAEEFSQSMGLEVPPAIPKLILRKMGLLNVAGLRSS, encoded by the exons ATGTCAGGCAGTCCAGGCTACTCGGGCGCCCcgaggcggcagcggaggcgTCGCCCGAGGGACGCGGAGGAGGGCCCCGCGTTCCCCAGGGTTGTCACGAACAGGGCAAGAGGTGCCCGCGAGGTCCGCCAGGAGACCGTGGTGCAAGCGGAGGCTATGGATGTGGATGTTGATGTGGAGAAGACTACTGAAGCCGCCGCAGGAGGCGTCGATGGGTCTTACCTCAGCGACACACG GTTTGATCAATGTAATGTTTCTCCATTGTCATTGAAAGGCATCCATGATGCTGGATATGAAAGGTTGACCCGGGTCCAGGAGGCAACTCTGCCAGTAATCCTTCAAG GCAAAGATGTTCTTGCAAAAGCAAAGACTGGAACAGGAAAAACTGTTGCCTTTTTG CTTCCAGCCATCGAACTTCTCTCTAAATTACCCCGTTCTACATCCATAAATTTGCTGGTGATGCTCCCTACTAGGGAGCTCGCAAACCAAGTGGCTGTTGAGGCTAGGAAGCTTCTCAAGTATCATAGCACATTGGATGTACAGGTGGTAATTGGTGGCACACGATTACCTCAAGAGCAACGCAGCATGAAATCGAGCCCATGTCAG ATTCTTGTTGCTACACCTGGAAGGCTCATTGATCATCTTGACAACACACCTGGTTTTGCTACGCGGATCAAAGGCGTGAAGgttcttgttcttgatgaAGCTGACCGCCTATTGGATATGGGATTCAGAAGAGATATTgagaaaataatttctttCATTCCTAAAGGACGACAAACACTGCTATTTTCTGCTACCGTTCCAGCAGAG GTTCGTCAAATTTCTAATTTAGCAATGCAGAAGGATTACAAGTTCATCAATACTGTTCAAGAGGGTGATGAGGAGACACATTCACAG GTAAACCAGATGTACATGGTTGCATCACTAGACATGCACTTCTCTATACTATATGATCTATTAAAGAAGCATGCCGCAGAAGATGTGGAATACAAA GTGATTATATTCTGTACTACAGCAAAGTTCACCAAGCTTGTCGCTGAAGTTCTCTCTCAGTTGAAACTGAATATAAGGCAGATCCATTCCAGAATCTCCCAATCTGCTAGAACTAAAGTCTCAGATGAATTTAGGAAGTCAAAGGGTTTAATATTAGTTAGTTCTGATGTTTCTGCCCGTGGTGTTGATTATCCTGATGTCTCGCTTGTCATACAG GTTGGGTTGCCTTCTGACAGACAGCAGTATATACATAGACTTGGTCGGACTGGACGGAAAGGCAAGGAAGGGCAAGGAATTTTACTGTTGGCTCCCTGGGAAAAACATTTTCTTAATAGTGTCAATGATTTGTCCATATTGGAGGCTGTGGCACCTTCAGTTAATCCAAGCATTCAGGCAGAA GTCAAAGGTGCCGTCAGAAAAGTAGACATGAGCTCCAAGGAATCAGCCTACCAAGCATGGTTAGGATACTACAACTCAAACAAGACCGTCAATAGAGACAAGCCTAGACTTGTGAAGCTCGCAGAAGAGTTCAGCCAGAGCATGGGACTTGAAGTTCCGCCAGCCATACCGAAACTCATTCTCCGGAAGATGGGTCTGTTAAATGTTGCTGGGCTGCGGTCTTCGTAA